The sequence below is a genomic window from Streptomyces sp. V1I1.
GGACCAGGCGATCACCGAGACCCTGGCCGCCCGCACCGCCGACGACCGGCTGGGAGTTCCGTACGCCGAGCACGCGGGCACGACGGTCATCGACTACGCCCAGCCGAACGTGGCCAAGGAGATGCACGTCGGCCACCTCCGCTCCGCGGTGATCGGCGACGCGATGGTGCAGATCCTGGAGTTCACGGGCGAGAAGGTGATCAGGCGCCACCACATCGGCGACTGGGGCACCCAGTACGGCATGCTCATCCAGTACCTGATCGAGCACCCGCACGAGTTGGACCACGAGGGCGTCGAGGAGGTCTCCGGCGAGGAGGCCATGTCGTCCCTGGACCGCATCTACAAGGCCTCCCGCGCGCTCTTCGACTCCGACGAGGAGTTCAAGGACCGCGCCCGCAACAGGGTGGTGGCCCTACAGGCCGGGGACCCGGAGACGCGTGCCCACTGGCAGCGTTTCGTCGACGAGTCGAAGATCTACTTCTACTCGGTCTTCAACAAGCTCGACATGGAGATCCGCGACCCCGACATCGTCGGCGAGTCCGGCTACAACGACATGCTCGACGAGACCTGCCGCCTCCTGGAGGAGTCCGGCGTGGCGGTCCGCTCGGAGGGTGCGCTGTGCGTCTTCTTCGACGACGTGAAGGGACCGGACGGCAACCCGACCCCGCTCATCGTCAAGAAGAGCAACGGCGGCTACGGCTATGCGGCCACCGACCTCTCCGCCATCCGCGACCGGGTGCAGAACCTGAAGGCGAACACGCTCATCTACGTCGTGGACGCCCGGCAGTCCCTGCACTTCAAGATGGTCTTCGAGACCGCGCGCCGGGCGGGCTGGCTGAACGACGAGGTGAAGGCCGTCCAGCTGGCGTTCGGCACGGTGCTCGGCAAGGACGGCAAGCCGTTCAAGACCCGTGAGGGCGAGACGGTGCGGCTGGTGGACCTGCTGGACGAGGCGGTGGAGCGGGCGACGGCGGTCGTGCGCGAGAAGGCCCAGGACCTGACGGAGGAGGAGATCGCCGAGCGCGCCACCCAGGTGGGCATCGGCGCGATCAAGTACGCGGACCTGTCCACGTCGGCGGCGCGGGACTACAAGTTCGACCTGGACCAGATGGTCTCGCTCAACGGCGACACGTCCGTGTATCTCCAGTACGCCTACGCCCGTATCCAGTCCATCCTCCGCAAGGCGGGCGACACGAAGCCGGCCGCCCACCCGGAGCTCGAACTGGCCCCGGCAGAGCGCGCGTTGGGCCTCCACCTGGACCAGTTCGGTGAGACCCTCGCGGAGGTCGCGACCTCGTACGAGCCGCACAAGCTGGCCGCGTACCTCTACCAACTGGCGTCGCTCTACACGACGTTCTACTCCGAGTGCCCGGTCCTCAAGGCAGACACCCCGGCCCAGGTCGAGAATCGTCTGTTCCTGTGCGACATCACGGCCCGTACGCTCCACCAGGGCATGGCGCTCCTCGGCATCCGCACCCCCGAGCGTCTCTGACCCCAGGGGTCCTCAGGAGGATTTGGGCTGTTCGACCCAACTGCTCTTGTCCGGCCAGTACCCGTACTCGGTCGGTCCCTTGATCGCGCTCATGCGGAACGGCTTCCCGCCGTCGTCGATACGTACCGTCCCCCGCCGGTCCCCGCTGCTCCAGTCGAGCTCCAGGTACCAGCTGACGTCGTGTCCCTCGGTGTGGAGGTCGAGGTTGAGCACCTGCGGATCGTTGGACGCGACCTTGTACGGGAAGTCCTTGGCGGGCACGACGGTGTCGCCGTCCTGCCCCGCCACGGGCTTCACCGGCGGATGCGCGGCATCCAGGTCGATGTCGAAGGTCTGCGGGGTGATGCCGCCACCGCAGCCGTAGGACATCGAGTACGCCTTCCGGTCCAGGGGTGCACTGCGTGCAACGACCCGTACGTGCACGGCATTCAGCACCACCGAGTCCGCTGTCTTGCCCGTCGCGGTCAGCTGAAGAAATATGTGGCCGCCGTCCACCCCGCCCAGCGCCCGGCCCCAGCCCCGGTTGTCCTGCGGCGCGGGCGGCGGCGGGACCGCTTCCGGGGCCTGGTCCAGGAGGTAGTACTGGTAGCAGGGCGATTCCCAGTTGTACGAACTGATGCCCACGCGCAGCGGTACGCCGGCAGCCGCCGGTGGCGTGGTGGCGCGGCTCCGCGACGTTGAGGCCGACGGACTCCCGCTCGGCGATGTGCTCGCGGAAGGGCTTCCGCTCGGCGAAGCGCTCGGGGCCGTGGAGCGGGGCGCGGCGGTGCGTGGGGCGGAGCTTGTGTCGGAGACGGCGCCGGTCCTCTTCCCGTCCTCGTCCCCTGTGACCGCGTGGCCGGCGACGAATGCGGCGGGCACGGCAAGGGCGACAACAGCCCCCGCGGCAAGGCCGATCCGCAGCCGCCTGGGGTCGCGGGCGCGCGGCGCGAAGTCGGCCTCGGCGTCTGGCGCGACGTCAGGGGCGACCTGGGGCGCGACCTCGGGCGCGATCTCGGGGGCTGCTGGGGCTGCCTCCGCCACCGCCTCCGGAGCCGCGCCCTCCACCCGCGCCCGCTTGCGCGCGCCGTCCGCGAGAATCCAGCGCCGGTGCAGCTCCACCAACTCGTCCGGCGTCGCCGCGCACAGCCGCGCGAGCCGCTCCACGGGGGCGTACTCGGTCGGGATGGCGTCGCCGTTGCAGTACCGGTGCAGCGTGGACGTACTGACATGGAGCTTGCCCGCCAGCACGCCGTAGCTGCGTCCGGAGCGGTCCTTCAGTTCTCTGAGCAGGACCGCGAAATCCTCGGCCTCTGGCGTCGCCACTGCCGTGTTCCCCCCTTGTGAACCCTGCCGACTGTCCCGGAACGCCGTTCCAGGGACGTGAAATCCGACCAGGTCACAGTACGCGGAAGCGTTCCAGCATCCCCAATGGTTCAGGGCCTGTTGCGGCCGGAATCCGCCGCGGCCCAGCCTGTGATCAATGCGAAGCCGAATCCGCGACAGCCTCATTGATGCCGTGGCGGTACTCGTACTGATCGCGTCGATCGCGATCCTCACGACCCTCATCTGCCACTTCTGACCTACAGACCGTCCACACGGGGAGAACCGAACACCATGCGCAACGCCGCCGTAGCCGCCACCGCTCTGCTGGCCGCCCTCTCACTGACCGCGTGCCAGTCCGCCGACGACGACGGAAAGAAGCCCAGCGCGTCGGCCCCGTCCACGAGCGCCCCCGCGGTCGGCAACACCGAGCCCACGACCGACGCCAAGGCCCCGGCCGCGGACAAGACCAAGCAGCCCACGGCGGACACCGAGCCCACCCCCAAGGGCAACGGAAAGACCGGCGATGGCACCGGCCCCGTCACCACCGCCTGCACCGGCGCCAACACCAAGGTCACCGTCAGCAAGGTGAGCCGCCCCATCAACCACCTGCTGCTCACCGTCACCAACACCGGCTCCAAGGCGTGCAACGCCTACCACGCCCCGCTCCTCCGCTTCGACGACGGCCAGGCCGCCACGCAGATCATGGACGAGAGCAAGCCGCAGGCAGTCGTCACCATCGCCCCCAGGCAGTCCGCGTACGCCTCGATCCTCCTGGCCTCCGCCGACGGCAGCGGCGAGAACGGGGGTACGGCAAAGACCCTCGCCGTGATGTTCGCCCCGCGCGACGGCTCAGGCTCCATCGGCAACCCCCACGTGCTCACCCTGCCCGCGGGCACGTACATCGACGACACCGCGGCCGTCAGCTACTGGCAGAGCAGCATGTCCGACGCGCTCACGTACTGAGGTACACCACGTACTGAGGTACACCACGTACTGACGCACACCACGCGACAGCCCCCACCGGATCCCCGGCGGGGGCTGTCACCGCATTCCAGTCACATCAGCGGGCGGGACGTTCTGCCCGATGCTTCATCGATCTCCGTGTGGGCCTTCTGCAGCATTTGCGAGGCGAGGTCCATGAGCGCCCGTGCGCCCGAGATCTCCTCGCCCACACGCAGCTGCTCCGGGTCGGAATGGTGGCGCTGGGCATTGCCGTGCCCGCGCATTTCCGTGCCGTCGCCGAGCCTCACCATGGCGGCCGCTCTCGTCCGGTCGCCGTCCTCCTGGAACTCCATCTCGATGTGCCATCCGACGAGTGTCTTCATGGCGGATCACCTCCAGCGGTACTTCTTCCAGAGTGCGCCGCCCGGCCGGAGATCACCACAGCACTTACGGGATCCATCACTTACCAGCTGGTGAGTACCTGACTTAATAGTCGGTACTTGTTCCCTTTTCGCCGCCGGGCAAGGATCGGAAGCAATCCCGCACCGCATTCCCTTTCCTTCCGGAGGAGCCCAGTCATGCCCGCGAACAAGCCCCCCGTATCCGTGCTCGGCCTCGGAATGATGGGCACGGCCCTCGCCGCCGCGTTCCTGAAGGCCGGACACCCCGTCACCGTCTGGAACCGCTCCCCCGCCAAGACCGGCCCGCTGGTCGCCCAGGGCGCGCTCCCCGCGAAGACCGCCGCCGGGGCGGTGGCCGAGAGCCCGCTCGTCGTCTTCTGCCTGCTGACCAACGACAACGTCGAGGAGCTGTTCGCCACCCTCCCCGAAGCCGTCGCCGGCAAGACCCTGGTCAACCTCACCAACGGCACTCCAGCCCAGGCCCGCGACCTGGCCGCCTGGTCCGCCAAGCACGGCGCCCACTACATCGACGGCGGCATCATGGCCGTACCGCAGATGATCGCGGGCCCGCACGCGTACGTCCTCTACAGCGGCGACGAGCAGGCCTACGAGACCCACCGCCCCACCCTCGCTGCCCTCGGCGACACCAAGTGGACCGGCACCGACCCGGGCCTCGCGGCCCTGCACGACCTGGCGCTGCTGACCGGCATGTACGGGATGTTCATGGGCGTCCTGCAAGCCTTCGCGCTGGTGCGTACGGAGAACATCCCAGCCACCGAATTCTCCGAGCTCCTGGTCCCCTGGATCAGCGCGATGCTCTCGGGCGCGCCGGAGCTGGGCAAGGCGATCGACACGGGACAGCACCTGACGGATGTCTCCAGCCTCGCCGTGAGCCAGGCCGCCTTCCCCAACCTCCTGAACACCTTCCGCGACCAGGGAGTCAGCACGGAATTCTTCGAGCCGCTCCAGGCGATCATGGACCGCGCGATCGAGCAGGGCTACGAGGCCGACAGCCTGTCCCGCCTCGCGGACCTTCTCAAGAAGTAGGTCCGAACTCGCACCACACGATCTTCCCCGGATCGCGCTCGCCGACCCCCCACTTGTCGGCGAGCACATCCACGAGCATCAACCCCCGCCCCGACTCCCCGTCCGGCTCCCGCACTCCGGGCTCCCCGTCGCCGCTGTCATGCACCTCGATACGGAGCAGCCCGTCCCCGTACAGCCATAGCTTCAGCCGATAGCCGCGCCCAGGTGGTACGCCGTGCACGAGCGCGTTGGTGGCCAGCTCGCTCACGCAGAGCAGTACGTCGTCGATACGGGCACCGACGCCCCAGTCGGTCACGGCGGTGCGTACGAACTTCCTGGCAGCGGGCACGGATCGCAGCTCGCGGCGGTAGAACTGCTCCCGCAGACAGGGTTGTTGAATGACGTCATCCATGAGACGAGCGTCACTCCCCGTGACTACGGTGGTGCAGTAGGCGAACCCGTACAAGAAATCCGTACGGGCCCGCAGTGCGTGACGTACTGATACGGGTGGGGAGTTGGACGGGCATGCACCCCAGAAAGCGGCAGCGAAAGAACGCGTCGGCGATGAAGCTCGTGGGCGCGCAGTTGGCCATGTTCCGGGAAACAGCCGGGCTCACCCAGCGCGAACTGGCCAGTTCGATCAATGTGAACTTGGAGACAATCGCCTCGATTGAGCAGGGTCGCCGCCCCCTCAAGCCCGACCTCGCCGTACGGTTGGACCGTCTGCTGGAAACCAAGAACGCGCTGGAGACAGCGGTCGCCAACATGCCCGAAATTGATCTGATCCCGGCGTGGGCGGAGCAGTACATGGACTTGGAGCGCGAGGCAATCGCCCTGTCCTCGTATCAGAACCAGGTCGTTCCGGGCCAGCTGCAGACCGAGAGCTATGCCCGCGCCGTCTTCCGCAGCCGCATCCCAATCCTTGACGAGGATGAGATCACCAAGCGCGTCGCAACCCGCATCGAGCGCCAGGAGATCTTGCAGCGCAAGAACCCAATGAGCGTCAGCTTCGTCATCTGGCAGCCGGTGCTCATGCTTCGCCTAGGAGACGGGGAGACCTGCGCGGAGCAAATTCGCCACCTCCGCGCCTGCGCCGAACTCCCTGGGGTCTCCATCCAGGTCATGCCACTCGATCGAGGTGCTCACCCCGCTCTTGACGGCCCCTTCATTCTGCTGGAGACCCCGGATCACCAGTACCTCGCGTACGCCGAAACTCAGCGTGGAAGTCAGCTCATTTCGGACCTCGATGAGGTGAGCATCCTTGCCCAGAGGTATGCGATGCTGCGGACTCAGGCACTCAACCAAGAGGACACCGTGGGCCTGTTGGACCGTTTGCTAGGAGAGCAATGAGCACCGCACTGCACTGGTTCAAGTCCAGCTACAGCGGCAGCGACGGCGGCGACTGCCTAGAAGTCGCGTACGCCTGGCGCAAGTCCAGCCACAGCGGCAGCGAAGGCGGCGAGTGCGTCGAGGTAGCCACCCACCCCGCCGCCGTCCACGTCCGGGACTCCAAGAACCCCGACGGCCCCATGCTCACCCTCACCCCCGCCACCTGGGCCGCCTTCACCGCCACCCTGATCTGAGCCAATTGTCAGTGGTGACCCCTAAAGTCACTTCCATGGTGATCAACCCGAACGCGCTCGGCCTGGATCTACCGCCCGGTGCCATGCGCGTCCAGCCGTCCCTCTGGTACGCGAACGAGCCCGCACAGCTCAACACTTGGGCGCGCCTGCTCCCCGCCCGGGAGGCATCCGGCATGCACCCGGTGCTGCTCGTCAACGACGAGGACCGCTCCCTCTCCTGGGATCGGGACCTCGATCTCGACCGTGTGTCGCACCCGGACGACTACGACGTCGAAGAGGTCCTGACGTCCCTGTGGGACTACGACATGGCGGAGAACGAAGCCGAGGACGACGCGGACACCATCGCCCCGTTCACGTCCGAGTGGCCGGGCCTCGCCCCCGCGGGCGAGCGGGTGGCCGACCCGGACGTCACGGCCGCCCGGGTCGCGGACGAGCTGATGGAGGCCGGCCGACTGCCCGGCGCCCGGGCCGGGCTGATTCCCGTACGCCGCAGCGCGGACATCCTCAGCGCGCTGGGCTGGACCGCCGCGGGCATCCACTACGACACGGGCCCGCTGTCCACCGTCCTGCGCTCGTGGGAGGACCGCTTCGGACTGCGCGTCGTCGCGCTCCACTTCGACCGCCTGGACGTCTCCGTCGCGGCCCCGCCCCGCACGATGACGGAGGCGCTCGCAGTCGCCGCCGAGCACCACGCGTTCTGCCCGGACAACGTCCGGCAGGGGTACGACACGATCCGCGAGTACGCGACGGAGGGCCTGCTGGGCAGGCAGCACTGGACCTTCTGGTGGGACTGACCGGAAGAACAATTTTCGGCTGACCTAAGGTCACATTGGTCTATACCTTGACTCGATCACGTCAACACGCTTGAGTGTGCGGCAAGCCCCCCACCACGGCCTGTTCGGAGGCCTCAACGCCCGATCCGGACAAGGCCGTTGCCGTGCAAAGGAGTGATCGAATGCTGAGACAACGCATCCTGGCGTTGCTGATAGCGGTCCTCGTAGGAAGCGGACTGGCAGCGGTCTTCATGCCCGCCGCGACCGCCGCCACCGCGGACGCCTGCACCTCCGCGCCGAACTGGTCTGCCGGTACTTGGTACGGCACTGGCAACGTTGTCAAATACACAGACGGCAAGTACTACATAGCCGAGCACGACAACCCGGGTTACGACCCCACCATCAGCACCTGGTACTGGGACCCGTACACCTGTAGCGGCGGCGGGAACCCGTCCCCGTCCGGCTTCGTCGTGAGCGAGTCGCAGTTCAATCAGATGTTCCCGAACCGGAATTCGTTCTACACGTACAGCGGGCTGACCGCCGCCCTCAGCGCGTACCCCGGCTTCGCGAACACCGGCAGTGACACCGTCAAGAAGCAGGAGGCCGCCGCCTTCCTCGCCAACGTCAGTCACGAAACCGGCGGTCTGGTCCACATCGTGGAGCAGAACGAGGCCAACTACCCGCACTACTGCGACTGGAGCCAGCCCTACGGCTGCCCGGCCGGCCAGGCCGCGTACTACGGCCGCGGGCCGATCCAGCTCAGCTGGAACTTCAACTACAAGGCCGCGGGCGACGCGCTCGGCATTGATCTGCTCAACAACCCCTGGCTTGTGCAGAACGACGCCGCGGTGGCCTGGAAGACGGGCCTTTGGTACTGGAACACGCAGAA
It includes:
- a CDS encoding NAD(P)-dependent oxidoreductase, with product MPANKPPVSVLGLGMMGTALAAAFLKAGHPVTVWNRSPAKTGPLVAQGALPAKTAAGAVAESPLVVFCLLTNDNVEELFATLPEAVAGKTLVNLTNGTPAQARDLAAWSAKHGAHYIDGGIMAVPQMIAGPHAYVLYSGDEQAYETHRPTLAALGDTKWTGTDPGLAALHDLALLTGMYGMFMGVLQAFALVRTENIPATEFSELLVPWISAMLSGAPELGKAIDTGQHLTDVSSLAVSQAAFPNLLNTFRDQGVSTEFFEPLQAIMDRAIEQGYEADSLSRLADLLKK
- a CDS encoding DUF1876 domain-containing protein encodes the protein MKTLVGWHIEMEFQEDGDRTRAAAMVRLGDGTEMRGHGNAQRHHSDPEQLRVGEEISGARALMDLASQMLQKAHTEIDEASGRTSRPLM
- a CDS encoding DUF4232 domain-containing protein — encoded protein: MRNAAVAATALLAALSLTACQSADDDGKKPSASAPSTSAPAVGNTEPTTDAKAPAADKTKQPTADTEPTPKGNGKTGDGTGPVTTACTGANTKVTVSKVSRPINHLLLTVTNTGSKACNAYHAPLLRFDDGQAATQIMDESKPQAVVTIAPRQSAYASILLASADGSGENGGTAKTLAVMFAPRDGSGSIGNPHVLTLPAGTYIDDTAAVSYWQSSMSDALTY
- a CDS encoding helix-turn-helix transcriptional regulator yields the protein MATPEAEDFAVLLRELKDRSGRSYGVLAGKLHVSTSTLHRYCNGDAIPTEYAPVERLARLCAATPDELVELHRRWILADGARKRARVEGAAPEAVAEAAPAAPEIAPEVAPQVAPDVAPDAEADFAPRARDPRRLRIGLAAGAVVALAVPAAFVAGHAVTGDEDGKRTGAVSDTSSAPRTAAPRSTAPSASPSGSPSASTSPSGSPSASTSRSRATTPPAAAGVPLRVGISSYNWESPCYQYYLLDQAPEAVPPPPAPQDNRGWGRALGGVDGGHIFLQLTATGKTADSVVLNAVHVRVVARSAPLDRKAYSMSYGCGGGITPQTFDIDLDAAHPPVKPVAGQDGDTVVPAKDFPYKVASNDPQVLNLDLHTEGHDVSWYLELDWSSGDRRGTVRIDDGGKPFRMSAIKGPTEYGYWPDKSSWVEQPKSS
- a CDS encoding DUF397 domain-containing protein — encoded protein: MSTALHWFKSSYSGSDGGDCLEVAYAWRKSSHSGSEGGECVEVATHPAAVHVRDSKNPDGPMLTLTPATWAAFTATLI
- a CDS encoding helix-turn-helix transcriptional regulator, whose protein sequence is MHPRKRQRKNASAMKLVGAQLAMFRETAGLTQRELASSINVNLETIASIEQGRRPLKPDLAVRLDRLLETKNALETAVANMPEIDLIPAWAEQYMDLEREAIALSSYQNQVVPGQLQTESYARAVFRSRIPILDEDEITKRVATRIERQEILQRKNPMSVSFVIWQPVLMLRLGDGETCAEQIRHLRACAELPGVSIQVMPLDRGAHPALDGPFILLETPDHQYLAYAETQRGSQLISDLDEVSILAQRYAMLRTQALNQEDTVGLLDRLLGEQ
- a CDS encoding chitinase translates to MLRQRILALLIAVLVGSGLAAVFMPAATAATADACTSAPNWSAGTWYGTGNVVKYTDGKYYIAEHDNPGYDPTISTWYWDPYTCSGGGNPSPSGFVVSESQFNQMFPNRNSFYTYSGLTAALSAYPGFANTGSDTVKKQEAAAFLANVSHETGGLVHIVEQNEANYPHYCDWSQPYGCPAGQAAYYGRGPIQLSWNFNYKAAGDALGIDLLNNPWLVQNDAAVAWKTGLWYWNTQNGPGTMTPHNAMVNQAGFGQTIRSINGSLECDGKNPAQVQSRVNNYTQFTQILGVPTGSNLYC
- a CDS encoding ATP-binding protein; translated protein: MDDVIQQPCLREQFYRRELRSVPAARKFVRTAVTDWGVGARIDDVLLCVSELATNALVHGVPPGRGYRLKLWLYGDGLLRIEVHDSGDGEPGVREPDGESGRGLMLVDVLADKWGVGERDPGKIVWCEFGPTS
- a CDS encoding DUF4253 domain-containing protein, encoding MVINPNALGLDLPPGAMRVQPSLWYANEPAQLNTWARLLPAREASGMHPVLLVNDEDRSLSWDRDLDLDRVSHPDDYDVEEVLTSLWDYDMAENEAEDDADTIAPFTSEWPGLAPAGERVADPDVTAARVADELMEAGRLPGARAGLIPVRRSADILSALGWTAAGIHYDTGPLSTVLRSWEDRFGLRVVALHFDRLDVSVAAPPRTMTEALAVAAEHHAFCPDNVRQGYDTIREYATEGLLGRQHWTFWWD
- the argS gene encoding arginine--tRNA ligase, whose amino-acid sequence is MASVPSLASTVQQHLADALSAALPEADSADPLLRRSDRADFQANGILALAKKLKGNPRELATKVVEAIPANDVLGDIEVSGPGFLNITITDQAITETLAARTADDRLGVPYAEHAGTTVIDYAQPNVAKEMHVGHLRSAVIGDAMVQILEFTGEKVIRRHHIGDWGTQYGMLIQYLIEHPHELDHEGVEEVSGEEAMSSLDRIYKASRALFDSDEEFKDRARNRVVALQAGDPETRAHWQRFVDESKIYFYSVFNKLDMEIRDPDIVGESGYNDMLDETCRLLEESGVAVRSEGALCVFFDDVKGPDGNPTPLIVKKSNGGYGYAATDLSAIRDRVQNLKANTLIYVVDARQSLHFKMVFETARRAGWLNDEVKAVQLAFGTVLGKDGKPFKTREGETVRLVDLLDEAVERATAVVREKAQDLTEEEIAERATQVGIGAIKYADLSTSAARDYKFDLDQMVSLNGDTSVYLQYAYARIQSILRKAGDTKPAAHPELELAPAERALGLHLDQFGETLAEVATSYEPHKLAAYLYQLASLYTTFYSECPVLKADTPAQVENRLFLCDITARTLHQGMALLGIRTPERL